A DNA window from Bdellovibrio sp. BCCA contains the following coding sequences:
- a CDS encoding cation diffusion facilitator family transporter → MSESKGHHHHHSHSHGHHHHHSHAVVGRMKLALALNFGFACIELVGGILTNSVAILSDALHDFGDALAMGLAIFLEKFSHRKSDGSFSYGYRRFSTLGAVITGVILVVGSIFILMEAVPRLMAPQQPHADGMILLAILGVAVNGFAAFRVSKGESLNERMLMWHMLEDVIGWALVLVGAIAMKFFHIPQLDAGMAIALALWIMFNVFRNLREALKVFLMASPTQIQVSEVEGAIRKLDNVVDVHHGHLWSLDGESHIYTAHVVLGSSATVSDMETVKVQVKNLVKNFGIVEATIETEVSGASCVDPEHE, encoded by the coding sequence ATGTCTGAATCTAAAGGTCATCATCATCACCATTCACACTCTCATGGACATCACCATCATCATTCTCATGCTGTCGTGGGTCGCATGAAGCTGGCTTTGGCGTTGAATTTTGGTTTTGCTTGCATCGAGCTTGTGGGCGGAATTCTTACAAACAGCGTGGCGATTTTAAGTGATGCTCTTCATGATTTCGGAGATGCATTGGCGATGGGCCTTGCGATTTTTCTAGAGAAATTTTCTCATAGAAAAAGTGATGGCAGCTTTTCATACGGGTACCGTCGTTTTTCCACTTTAGGCGCTGTGATTACAGGCGTGATTTTGGTTGTGGGTTCCATTTTTATTTTGATGGAAGCTGTACCGCGCTTGATGGCTCCGCAACAACCCCACGCGGATGGAATGATTTTGTTAGCGATTCTTGGTGTGGCTGTGAATGGTTTTGCAGCCTTCCGTGTTTCAAAAGGCGAATCCCTTAATGAGCGAATGCTCATGTGGCACATGCTTGAAGATGTGATTGGATGGGCGTTGGTTTTGGTGGGCGCAATTGCGATGAAGTTCTTCCATATTCCACAGCTTGATGCGGGGATGGCTATTGCTTTGGCCTTGTGGATTATGTTTAATGTTTTTAGAAATCTGCGTGAAGCTTTAAAGGTCTTCTTAATGGCATCTCCCACACAGATTCAAGTCAGTGAAGTGGAAGGTGCGATTCGTAAGCTTGATAACGTCGTCGATGTTCATCACGGTCATTTGTGGTCTTTGGATGGGGAAAGTCACATCTATACAGCTCACGTTGTTTTGGGTTCTTCTGCGACTGTCTCAGATATGGAAACAGTTAAAGTCCAGGTAAAAAATCTTGTTAAAAATTTTGGGATCGTTGAGGCGACAATTGAAACGGAAGTTTCCGGTGCCTCCTGTGTCGATCCTGAACACGAATAG
- a CDS encoding LON peptidase substrate-binding domain-containing protein: MEVFLFPLVNVTLFPRTTKPLNIFEPRYLSMIKEAVETQTPIAVGFIEDPSKVSSVRPGEKVPFVREVAGYGYAQIVEERLNGTLLIFLQGQGKLRLGKVLDRGTPYLICEGQIIPEKTVLEPELRSELNSLHKILTRWIHTHIPDPAQRDLFMRNMVQPEEIVGSFASYLVRDYDLQQMVLEYDDINEKVHFLHRLMESNELTT; encoded by the coding sequence ATGGAAGTCTTTCTTTTTCCTCTAGTTAACGTGACTTTGTTCCCACGAACAACAAAGCCTCTCAATATTTTTGAGCCTCGTTATCTTTCCATGATCAAAGAAGCCGTTGAAACTCAGACACCTATCGCGGTGGGTTTCATTGAGGACCCGTCCAAGGTCTCGTCGGTTCGGCCGGGCGAGAAAGTTCCTTTTGTTCGAGAGGTCGCGGGTTACGGTTACGCGCAAATCGTCGAGGAAAGATTGAACGGAACCCTTTTGATCTTTTTGCAGGGGCAAGGCAAGTTACGACTGGGTAAGGTCCTTGACCGTGGAACTCCGTATCTTATTTGCGAGGGTCAGATTATTCCTGAAAAAACCGTTCTTGAGCCAGAGCTTCGCAGCGAGCTTAATTCTTTACATAAGATTTTGACTCGATGGATTCATACGCACATTCCAGATCCTGCGCAAAGAGATCTGTTCATGCGAAATATGGTTCAGCCCGAAGAGATTGTCGGAAGTTTTGCTTCGTATCTGGTGCGTGACTACGATCTGCAGCAGATGGTTTTAGAGTACGACGATATCAATGAAAAAGTTCATTTCCTTCATCGTTTGATGGAATCCAACGAGTTGACTACTTAA
- a CDS encoding thiol-disulfide oxidoreductase DCC family protein, protein MRNVVFFDGVCHLCNGFVDAVISRDKSHTLLFAPLQGTTAEELLPSEDRVKLDTVIYFEAGKIYHRSAAILKILTKLGGLYKILSIAWIIPGPMRDMIYNWVAKNRYAWFGKREFCRLPTKEERSYLLD, encoded by the coding sequence ATGAGAAACGTAGTCTTTTTTGATGGTGTCTGTCACCTTTGCAATGGTTTTGTCGATGCTGTTATCAGTCGCGACAAGAGTCATACTTTGCTGTTTGCTCCACTTCAAGGAACAACCGCCGAAGAGCTTTTGCCCTCTGAAGACCGTGTTAAACTTGATACAGTGATCTACTTTGAGGCAGGCAAGATTTATCACAGGTCTGCTGCGATCTTAAAAATCCTCACAAAATTAGGCGGCCTTTATAAAATCCTTTCGATCGCCTGGATTATTCCAGGTCCAATGCGCGATATGATTTATAATTGGGTCGCAAAAAACAGATATGCCTGGTTTGGCAAACGCGAGTTTTGTCGCCTCCCCACCAAAGAAGAGCGCTCTTATTTACTAGACTGA
- a CDS encoding COX15/CtaA family protein, translated as MTKPQYKKLAFSLLIYTLLVILWGAWVRISHSGDGCGDTWPLCHGQLIPEAQRGKTWVEYAHRLMSGIYGFVVIYFWWVARKVYPKGHFVRKAALATLIFMITEALLGAKLVLFKLVTTNDTPYRAFVMALHQVNSFMLTGAAALAFAGATITKDLPPPNKEDRRYRLLPWIIVVIGITGAWASLSNSLFPTENLLEGFFADFSTESHFLVRLRGLHPLFALLGGGSLALFFWVKAQTAESLLLERRSYQMSLALVTAIIFGIMTLILHAPVWMKIVHLALAHTIWVILLQWVFFARSERVELK; from the coding sequence ATGACAAAGCCTCAATACAAGAAACTTGCATTTAGCCTTCTTATTTACACACTTCTAGTCATTTTGTGGGGAGCTTGGGTTCGCATTTCCCATTCGGGAGATGGCTGTGGAGATACGTGGCCTCTTTGTCATGGCCAGTTGATTCCTGAAGCGCAACGAGGCAAGACGTGGGTGGAATATGCTCATAGGCTCATGTCTGGCATTTACGGTTTTGTTGTGATTTATTTTTGGTGGGTGGCTCGCAAAGTTTATCCGAAGGGACACTTTGTAAGAAAGGCCGCTTTAGCGACTTTGATTTTTATGATCACTGAAGCTCTTCTTGGGGCGAAGCTTGTTCTATTCAAACTTGTTACTACAAACGACACTCCTTACAGAGCGTTCGTGATGGCCCTTCATCAAGTGAACTCCTTCATGCTTACGGGCGCTGCGGCTCTCGCTTTTGCAGGGGCCACAATCACGAAAGACCTTCCGCCTCCAAACAAAGAAGACCGCCGCTACAGACTTCTTCCGTGGATTATCGTCGTCATTGGAATTACAGGAGCGTGGGCTTCGCTTTCAAATTCACTTTTCCCGACGGAAAATCTGCTTGAAGGATTTTTTGCTGACTTTTCAACCGAGTCCCACTTTTTAGTACGACTGCGCGGTCTTCATCCTCTTTTTGCTTTACTCGGTGGAGGCAGCCTTGCTTTGTTCTTCTGGGTGAAAGCGCAAACTGCGGAATCGCTTTTATTAGAGCGTCGCTCGTATCAAATGAGTTTGGCTCTGGTCACAGCGATTATTTTTGGAATCATGACTTTGATTCTTCATGCGCCCGTGTGGATGAAGATTGTGCACTTGGCATTGGCGCACACGATTTGGGTGATTTTACTTCAGTGGGTCTTTTTTGCGCGCAGTGAGCGAGTTGAACTTAAGTAG
- a CDS encoding (deoxy)nucleoside triphosphate pyrophosphohydrolase, translated as MRNEPVVVVAALIRRYADPEKRILIVRRGPGQSGAGFWEFPGGKVEKGESPEQALLREIEEELSVSIRVGDFLGEGDFAYPTKLIRLKVYWAETDDGTLKLLEHDAFKWCLPEEIVTEELSEADRPFVAQILQSSK; from the coding sequence ATGCGAAACGAACCTGTCGTGGTTGTTGCGGCCCTCATCAGAAGGTACGCCGACCCAGAAAAAAGAATTTTGATTGTGCGTCGAGGGCCCGGGCAAAGTGGTGCGGGCTTCTGGGAGTTTCCCGGTGGAAAAGTCGAAAAAGGCGAGTCGCCTGAACAAGCTTTGCTTCGTGAGATCGAAGAAGAGCTTTCGGTCTCTATCCGAGTGGGAGATTTTTTAGGTGAAGGAGATTTTGCTTATCCGACAAAGCTCATCCGTTTGAAAGTCTACTGGGCTGAAACGGATGATGGGACGTTAAAGCTCTTAGAGCATGATGCGTTTAAGTGGTGTTTGCCGGAAGAAATTGTGACTGAGGAATTGTCCGAAGCGGATCGGCCGTTTGTGGCGCAAATTCTTCAGTCTAGTAAATAA